GGGCACTAACCACACTGCCGTATTTTATGATGGGGTACAATTAGGAAACGCACAAAACGGACAAGTCGATCTGGGCAAGTTCTCCTTAGATAATATCGAAGAAATAGAACTTTATAATGGGCAAAAGAGCACCATTTTTCAGTCTGCAAGAGGTTTTGCCTCCGGAAGTTCTCTATACCTGAATGCCAAACAACCTGAATTCGAAAATGGACAGACCGATCATCTCAAAGCTGCTGTTAAAGGAGGCTCATTTGGGCTGATTAATCCAAGTGTGTTGTGGCAGCATAAAATCAGTGATGCAGTTTCAGCCTCTTTTAACACAGAATATAAAAATGCTAACGGCCGTTATAAGTTCAGGTATACTAATGGGGTTTATGACAGCACATTTGTGAGAAAGAATGCTGATATCGAAACGATGCGGGTTGAGGCCGGCTTAAATGGTAAATTAAAAGACAGTAGTGTCTGGGCAGCCAAAGTGTATTACTATAAAGATCATCAGGGGTTGCCTGGCGCAATCGTTAGCAATAAGTATGACTTCACTCAGCGCTTATGGAATGAGAACTTTTTTGTTCAATCCAGCTACAAAAAAGAAGCAGGACGATACAATCTGATGGCCTCAGCAAAATACGCCAGGGATTATGTGCGCTATCTGGATCCTGATTTTGTGAAAGATGATGGGTTTCTGGATAACAGATTCAAACAGCGTGAACTTTATTTATCACTCACCAACCGCTATAAAATCAATTCATTCTGGGATGTAGTTTTATCTGGTGATTATCAGTATAACACGCTGGATGCAAATCTTGACTACTTTGCTTATCCTACCAGAAATACCTTTTTGACGGCACTAGCTACTCAAATCCATTTTGAAAGAATAGATGTGCAGGCAAATTTGTTGAGGACTTACGTCAATGATAAAGTAAAGCAGTTTTTTTCTGCGGGAAATAAAAACGAGCTTACACCTACAGTCATGGTCTCGTGGCAGCCATTCGACAATCTGAAGGAATTCCGGGTGCGCAGTTTTTACAAAAGCATTTTCCGTATGCCTACTTTTAACGATTTGTATTATACCTCTATTGGCAATACATTGCTCAAACCAGAGTATACGAAACAATATGATCTGGGATTAACCTATATCAGGGCGTTTAAAGGACAGAAACTACAGCAAATATCAATTCAGACTGATGCCTATTACAATAAGGTGAAAGACAAAATTGTTGCTGTACCAAGCGCAAACCTGTTCCGCTGGAGCATGCAAAACTTAGGAAAAGTAGAAATTAAAGGGTTGGATGTGAATATACAGACAGCCTGGAGCATCATAACAGATCTCTCCTTGACCACAGGATTAACTTATACTTATCAACAGGCGCTAAACGTAACTGATAAGAACCTGAATTATAGAAATCAGATCGTATATACTCCTGTAAACAGCGGTTCCTTTATTTTGGGTGCAGACTGGAAAAATCTGGCTATGAATTATAGCTATATCTATGTTGGCCAGCGGTTTAATCAGGGAGCGAATAATGTATATAATTATGTGCCAGCCTGGTATACGCATGATATTGCCTTTCATTATACTAAAGTATTAAAACATGATCGTTTTCGTATTTCTGCGGAAGTGAACAACTTCCTGAATCAATATTACGATGTGATTGCCAATTTCCCGATGCCCGGCCGCTCATACCGTTTCACCTTAGCCTATTCTTATTAAAATATAACCTTAAATAATCAAACATGAAAAAACAGCTCCTTTATCGTTTATCGCTGGCCGTTATGGTGTCAGCATCCCTGTTTTCGTGCAGGAAGGATCCTCAGCCAGCTCCTGAACAAGTCGAAATACTGGAACCAACACCATCGGGCCCTGTAAAAGGCCTTTACCTGCTCAATGAAGGTAATATGAATATGAATAAAGCCTCATTGGATTATCTGGATTTAGCAACTGGTGTATATCGCCGGAATATCTATAATCAAGCCAACCCTGAAATCGTTAAAGGATTGGGTGATGTGGGTAATGATATTGGCGTATATGGTTCTAAAGTATATGTAGTTGTAAATCTGTCTAATAAAATAGAGGTTTTAAATGCTAAAACAGGCAAAAAACTCGGTCAGATTCCTTTTGCCAATTGCAGATATATCACTTTCTATAAGGGTAAGGCTTATGCAAGTGCTTATTTAGGTACTTTGGGTGACCCTACAGCTGGTAATGGTGTTGTTATAGAGATAGATACGGCAACGCTTACCGAAAAAAGACGCGTTGAAGTTGGCCGTCAGCCAGAAGAACTGGCTGTAGTGAGAGGTAAATTATTTGTTGCTAATTCTGGTGGTTACAGTGCTAAGAATTATGAGAGAACTGTCTCTGTGATTGATTTGAATAGTTTTCAGGTAACGAATAAAATTGATGTGGCTATTAATCTTCATCGCCTGAAAGCTGATAAGTATGGTGATTTATATGTGAGTTCAAGAGGAGATTACATGAATATACCTTCTAAACTTTTCGTGATTGATACCCAGACTGAAAAGGTGAAAAAATCATTTGATATAGGAGTCAGTGAAATTGTAATAGATGATGATCTTGCTTATTACTATAGTACTGAATATAGTTATGAAACGGGTGAAAATAAAATTACCTATGGAATGATTGATGTGAAAACAGAGACTCCATTAAGCAAGAGCTTCATTACCGATGGTACAAATGAAAAAATAACAATTCCTTATGGAATTGCGGTTAACCCGATTACTAAAGATGTATTTGTAACTGACGCGAAGGATTATGTTTCTCCTGGTACTTTATATTGCTTTACACCTGCGGGCATCAAGAAACTTGAAGTCACCACAGGTGATATTCCTGCACATTTTGCTTTTGTTTATTAACCAATCAACCAGATATAACTATGAAAACAAATTTAAAACCCCTTTTAATCGCACTGATGGGTGCTGCTGTATTTGCAGGATGTAAAAAAGACGGTAACAATGCTAACGGGATAACTCCTGGAAAAGAAGTCAATGCTGTAAATAGTAAGTTCATTTCTAAGGTATACGAATACCTCCCTGCACCAGGACAATTTATTAACGAAAGTCTGGGCAGTTTAGCAGGCGCACAGCGCATTATTGGTGATGTTAGCCAGACCGGTATGGTCTCACTTGGTGGCTATGGTGGTTATATCGTTTTTGGTTTTGATCATTCTGTGATCAACAGAGCAGGACATGATTTTACTATTTATGGTAATCCTTTAGGCCCTGTATTGCAATGGTCGGAACCAGGAATCGTAATGGTCAGTCAGGATGTAAATGGCAATGGTTTGCCTGATGATGTATGGTATGAGGTTGCTGGTAGTGAATATACTTCACCAAGTACCATTAAAAACTATCAGATTACTTATACTAATCCAAAAGCTACTGCCGATGTAAATTGGACAGATAATCAAGGTAATTCAGGAAAAGTAGAAGTTAACCAGTTCCATAGACATAATTATTATCCGCTGTTTGCACCAAATCAAGAGACTCTTACGTTTAACGGGACATTATTGAGATCTACATGGGGTATGGAAGGCAGCATTTATGTTAACCGTGCATTTACTTATGGATATGCTGATAGCTGGTCAACGGGTGATTATTATGAGCAGAATATGTTTAACTCATTTGATATCGCATGGGCTGTAAATAGTGCTGGACAGCCGGCCAACCTTTCAAAAATAGATTTCATCAAGGTCTATACAGGTCAGAATGAAAAAGGCAATACGATGTTAGGTGAAATTTCAACCGAAGTTAGAGGTGCCGTAGATTTAAATATTAACTAATACAATCAATGAATTTTAAAAAATCAATACCCTATTTGTTTGCCGGATTATCCATGCTGGCTATTGCTTCTTGTAAAAAAGATAATGAAAAAGAACTTTTACTTCAGCCGCAGACTACAGAATCTTTAAAAAATAATGGAAAGGATTCTATTACAGTTAGTGATACTTTGTTATTGCATCCAAAGCTTGCCAATACTAAAAATGCCATTTACAGCTGGACAGTGAATGGTGCACGTACCGGATCTGATTCTATATTTACTTTTAAAGCAGTAAATAAAGGAGATTTTAAGGTAAGTTTTAAGGCGGCGACTCCTGGTGGCGAAGTGACCGTTGATTATCAGATCCATGTTTGGGATAAATATGAGAATGGTTTTTATATTGTGAATGAAGGCTGGTTCGGGCATGGAACAGGAACGGTAAGTTTTTACCGTTACAATACCAATCAAATGGAGGATAGCATCTTTGTAAAAGAAAATCCAACAAAAGATTTGAACCCGGTATCTTCTACACTACAGTCTGGCGTTGTTTTTAAGAACAAATTCTACCTGGTTTCAAAGGTAGGGGGGCCGATGGTGGTTACGGATGAATACAGTATGAAAGAACTGGCACGTGTACCAAGTCAGGGTGGCAATGATTGGCGTTCATTTGTGGGTATTACTGATACTAAAGGACTTCTGAGCTCAGGTAAAGGCGTATTTCCGGTTGACTTAAATACATTGGCTATTGGCAGAACTATTGACGGTGTAGGTGGTCAGATTGGTGATATGATCAAACAAGGGGATTATATTTTTGTGCTTTCTTCAACGGATGGTGTAGTGATTCTGAATGCTGCTGACAATAAGGTAGTGAAAAAGATTGCTGGTGCTTCTGTTGGCTTTACCCGTACTATTGATGGCAATATCTGGGCTGCGGGAGGTACTAAACTATTTAAAATTAATGCTGCACTGGATGTAGAAGCGATTACAGTCCCTTTCACAGTTTTTGGTTCATGGGGTGCATGGCATCCTGGATCTATTACTGCTTCTACTAAAGAGAATGCAGTTTTTATTGCTAAAAATGGATCTTTTAGTGGTGGTTCAACGATCTATAAATATATTCCTGGAAGTGATACTTCTCTGCAAGCTCCATTTTTAACGTTACCTACAGGTAAGATACTTTACGGTGCTGGTTTAAGCTATAATGCAAAATTGGATCAGTTATTGGTAAGTACTGTACAGTCAGGCTTCGGAGAAAACTTTAAAGTGAACAACCTATATTTCTATGATCCGATAACTGCTGCTATTAAAAAGACAGTTTCTTATAGTGGTTATTATTTCCCTTCGGTAATTGTAGCCCACCAATAAGCTATAAAATCTTGTGTGTGTGTTGTTACCCCTTTTACCATAATGGTAAAGGGGGTTTTTTAAAATAAGGTGATTCCAACATTCCAGCCTAACCAACCGCTGGTTGTGTTATTGAATTTATGCGCATAGCTGGGTGGTACTTGTTGTTTAAAGCCTTTTACGCCCGATCCTTGTGGATAATCTGTAGCATAAATTGAATAGGAAGGTCCACCGAAAATAGTCAGCCCATTCGTTATTTTGAACTGTAAGTTTAGCTGGAGTTTATTGAGGTTGGAAGACTCAGACCAATTGCCTGTTGAAATAAATTGAGAAAGATATTCAACTCCCAGAGCTAATTTTTGATTCAGCTGTATTTCATGTCCCAGCCCAATACCCAGAGAAGAAATTTTTGCAGTATCTGAGATATTTCTTCCGGCCATCAGGATCGTGTAGAGTTTTTTAGTGCCTGTTTTAAGACTGATATTTGCATTAATGAGCTCATTACTGGACAAACTGATTTTTTGGTAGCCATTCTTTTTAACGATATTGATTAAACCGATGCTATAACCCGAAGAGCTGTCAGCAACATTAACCAAACCAAATTGTACGCCTTTAACTGTTTTGGCATAATTAAATAACCCGGCAATCTGTACGCCTTTCAAAGTTCCGTTAGTTATATTCGCGGCACCAGCCATTTGTAATCCCTGGAAATCTTTTCGGGTATGGTTATATAAGCCGGCAGCCTGAAATCCATGCAGATCTCCCCTGACAACATTCATTACCCCGGCCATTTGAAGACCAGTAGTATTGCCACGGACATAATTGATTAAACCACCAGCCTGCATCGCATTCACATTTCCAATAACTGAGTTTACAGCGCCAGCCATTTGTATTCCTTTTACAGATCCGCCGACAATATTAAACAAACCTGCTATTTGTATCATGCCTACATCTGTTTTGTCCATATTGAATAAACCGGCCATTTCAAGGCCATCAAGTCCGGCTGAGTATCCCCCTAAAATATTGAAGGATGCCTTATTGATCACTTGGGAGCTCATCATCCCATGTGAGCTTAAACCGGGGGTGAGAGAGGCTTGAAACGGGCTGTTTGCCAGAAAACCCGAGAGGTTTAAACTTTGGAACCTTTGCCTGGATGAAACGAAGAACCTTCCGATTCCCATGTTTTCCACCAGGTTGCTTACTTTGCTTTTACGTGTTGAAGACGTGTCTTCATAACCCTGTGGCTTGATGGTGATATTAGAGAGAAAGATCAGGGTAGTATCCCGGTAAGCTTCTTTACTGGCGGTGAGGATCACTTCATTGTAATCACCTTTGAAACGGAGTTTGAAATAACCGTCGTTATTAGTTAAAGTAGATTGAAGTAACCTTTTTTCATAAACACTGGCTTGTTTAATTTTTGCCCCTGTTTTAGTATCAATCACATACCCGCTGATCAGATATAAGCGTTCGGCAGTGGTGATGTTATCGGGTTCTATGGTGAGATGCAGGTTCGCTGAACGCAGGATAATGTGCTGCCCGTTTTCTTTGTAATCTATTTTCCCTCTGAATAATTGATCAAGGATGGTTCTTACCGGGGTATTTTGAACGGAAAGATTAACGAGGCTATCGGTATTGAATAAGTTACCCTGGTAGGAAAAGTAAAAATCGCCTGAAGTACTGATCTGATTAAGTACTTCGGCAATTTTTTGATTTTTCACCTTGATGGTGACGCGTCTGGATAAGTTTTCAGCGTTCTGTTGTGCACAGATTTTACAGGCGATGAGCGATAAAAAGCACAGTAGAAGTAATTTCCTGTTCATTATGATTTGTTTACCAACAGGATTTTTCCTTCGCTGTGTACTTGTTTAATATTAAAAGTTTCACAGATTGTTTGTAAAATGTGGTCCAGTGAATCTTCTGGGAAAGTAGTGGTCAGGAGCAGGTTTTTAATTCGCGGATCTTCAATAACAATATTTACCTGGTAGGCTTCATTGAGTGTCTCGATAACTTTTGATAGTGGAGTGTTGTTCAGGATAAGGGTTTTGTTCCGGTAGAAAGTGTAAAGCTGATCAGTATTGATCTCTTTTTTCAATTCAGTTGTACCGTTTTTGACAATCACTTTCTCTCCTTTGTGAAGCTCGACATCAGCGCCACTGACACTCACCTTAACGATTCCTGTTTCTACGATAACTTCTGTTTGTTCATTCAGGTATTTCACATTGAAAGAAGTACCAACTACTTTTATTTTTACTTTTTCTACATCGATAATAAATGGTTTCTCTTTGTTTGGGGTTACTTTAAAGAAGATTTCTCCTTTTTGCATACGAATTGCACGGTGATCCTTGAAATTACTGGCAAAACTTAATAAGGAGTTTTTATTCATCGTAATTGTTGATCCATCAGGAAGTGTTTTTACCAATACTTCTTTTCCGGCACCAACCGATATATAATCAACGCCGTTAAAAATGCGGTAGGTACTCCACAGGCCTGCGGCAATCAGAAATATAGCAGCAATCTTAAGCCATCCATATTTATAACGCAGCGGGACAATTTTAGCTTCCTGCTGAGTTGATGGGCTTACTTTGGCTTTAAATTTATTCCAGGCTTGTTCTTCATCTATGTTGCTTTTTGGTTCAAGCGCTTTACTTGCTTCCCAAATCTGTTTAAATTGATTATAATATACCTGATTAGCTGGATCTTCAGCTATCCATTGCAGTATTTCGGTGTTTTCTTCCGTACTTGTTTCGTTTAATAAGTGTTTTATTAAAAGTTCATCTCTATCGCTCATCTTAATTCAAAAAATCCTTGTAAAACCATGCCCCCAATAATAGGAGAACTAAAAAATCGACCAGTTTTAAGCGTAATATTCTTAATGCTTTACCCATCTGGGTTTCTACGGTTTTAACAGAGAGGCCCAGCTGGTCTGCAATTTCTCTGTATTTTAACTCTTCAAACCTGCTCATGTGAAATATAAGCCGGCATTGTTCGGGTAAATCCTCCATAGCTGTATGTACTTTGGAAGCTAATTCATTTAATTCTACTCTGTGTGAAGCTGGTTCACTTTCTTGTGTAGCGTGTATAGTAAAATTCTGGTGTCGTATTTTTACTTTTTCATGCTTCAGAAAGTTCAAAGTATCATTGTGAACGCATTTGTATAAATAGGCTTTAACGGAAGTTTGTATGTTTAACAGATCCCGTTTTTCCCAGAATTTCATAAATCTGTTCTGTACTATTTCTTCTGCCATTTCCTCATCACGGATCATGGTGTTCACATAGACATGTAATGCCTTGTAGTGCGTCTTAAACAAGTGTTCAAAAGCTGCGTCATCGTAAATTATAGGTGCGGTATAGCTCACAGGGTATGTTAAATCCACGTTTTATGTCTCTTCAAATATATTAGAATTCTGCTTGTGATCCGATATTAATTCTTTGTAAAATCTCTCTCCCATTTGCTGTATCTACCGCAACCAGATCAATGTATTGTACTTTTGGAAACCAGAAGGAGCATCGGTCGAGCTTGATAAATGCCCTTTTTAGTAAATAGTGTGTGTCTTCATCTTTGATATAAATTTTGTATTTGTTGTCGGTTTGAGAGCGTTTCAGGTATAGCGGTAATTTGGTATAGGCCATTAAATGAATTTCATATTCATCATTTCCAAGATCCTGGCTTTGTACGCCATAAACGTATTTCTTTTCTATGTTGCTGAGTTCTTCCCGTTTTCCATCTTCGGCGTACTTGATCCAGGAAACTTTAACTGGGGCCTGTGTACAAATTGTACCGTCTTTATTAAGGTTCAGTTCGTAGATTACTGTATTGGCATCCGGATTTTTCTGAACAAAGAACAAAAGATTTTCTATACGGGGATGATTTTTCTCTTCAGCGGTTTGTGCATTTAAGGGGTTGACCATCGCCAGCAGAACCAGTAACAGGAGTTGAGTATTTTTAAGGGCTTTGCTGAGTGAGGTCATATTTGTCTTAATTTTGGATATTCTTTATTTAGAATATGTATTGTACACCGGCGGTATAACCTGCATAGATTCCCTGAAGTCTGTTACCGTTTTTACTTTCCCATTTGGAGATGAATTTCTCTGTCAGGTTTCTGCCTTCTTCTGTATTGGTATTGACGTAGTTGAAAGTTGGGCCTCCAAAGATTTCCAGGTGAGGGTTGATTTTGAATGCGGGCAGAATCCTGATGGAAGATTTAAAGTATTCTCCGGCTTTAAAGTCTTTCAGGGTGAGGCCGGCGAGTTCAATATTTAAGCGAAAGGCTTGTGAGGTGTAAACATGAGCACCTAAGCCTGCTTCAGCTGCATATATTTCTTTTTTGTTTTTCAGGTTATAGCCTATTCCCAGGATTCCGTAAAGTATTCTTCCTCCCGATCTGAAGGATAACAGGGTGGTAAGGTTGTCGTCAACGGTTATAGCTAAACTTTTCTCTCCGTTTTTAATCAGGTTAATGAAGCCGATAGGGTAGTCGGAGCTGTCTGCCACGTTCAGGAAGGCGGCTACTTGTACGCCTTTAACTTTTTTAGCAATGTTCATGAATCCTGCAATCTGTGAGGAGGTGTTTTTGGCTTTGTTCATGAATCCGGCAAGCTGAAATCCGTCTGTATTTTTTGCAAGATTCATAAAGCCGGCAACTTGTGCGCCTTTCATATCGGCTGCTTTGTTAAGGAAGCCTGCAACTGATGCGCCTTTGCTTTCTCCGGAGAGGTTCATAAATCCGGCTACTCTTACGCCTTCTGCTTTTTGACCGATGTGGTTAGAGAAGCCTGCAATCTGAACGCCTTTTGAGGTGTCGTGG
The sequence above is drawn from the Pedobacter cryoconitis genome and encodes:
- a CDS encoding RNA polymerase sigma-70 factor, translating into MDLTYPVSYTAPIIYDDAAFEHLFKTHYKALHVYVNTMIRDEEMAEEIVQNRFMKFWEKRDLLNIQTSVKAYLYKCVHNDTLNFLKHEKVKIRHQNFTIHATQESEPASHRVELNELASKVHTAMEDLPEQCRLIFHMSRFEELKYREIADQLGLSVKTVETQMGKALRILRLKLVDFLVLLLLGAWFYKDFLN
- a CDS encoding DUF4833 domain-containing protein, with protein sequence MTSLSKALKNTQLLLLVLLAMVNPLNAQTAEEKNHPRIENLLFFVQKNPDANTVIYELNLNKDGTICTQAPVKVSWIKYAEDGKREELSNIEKKYVYGVQSQDLGNDEYEIHLMAYTKLPLYLKRSQTDNKYKIYIKDEDTHYLLKRAFIKLDRCSFWFPKVQYIDLVAVDTANGREILQRINIGSQAEF
- a CDS encoding STN and carboxypeptidase regulatory-like domain-containing protein; its protein translation is MNRKLLLLCFLSLIACKICAQQNAENLSRRVTIKVKNQKIAEVLNQISTSGDFYFSYQGNLFNTDSLVNLSVQNTPVRTILDQLFRGKIDYKENGQHIILRSANLHLTIEPDNITTAERLYLISGYVIDTKTGAKIKQASVYEKRLLQSTLTNNDGYFKLRFKGDYNEVILTASKEAYRDTTLIFLSNITIKPQGYEDTSSTRKSKVSNLVENMGIGRFFVSSRQRFQSLNLSGFLANSPFQASLTPGLSSHGMMSSQVINKASFNILGGYSAGLDGLEMAGLFNMDKTDVGMIQIAGLFNIVGGSVKGIQMAGAVNSVIGNVNAMQAGGLINYVRGNTTGLQMAGVMNVVRGDLHGFQAAGLYNHTRKDFQGLQMAGAANITNGTLKGVQIAGLFNYAKTVKGVQFGLVNVADSSSGYSIGLINIVKKNGYQKISLSSNELINANISLKTGTKKLYTILMAGRNISDTAKISSLGIGLGHEIQLNQKLALGVEYLSQFISTGNWSESSNLNKLQLNLQFKITNGLTIFGGPSYSIYATDYPQGSGVKGFKQQVPPSYAHKFNNTTSGWLGWNVGITLF
- a CDS encoding YncE family protein; amino-acid sequence: MKKQLLYRLSLAVMVSASLFSCRKDPQPAPEQVEILEPTPSGPVKGLYLLNEGNMNMNKASLDYLDLATGVYRRNIYNQANPEIVKGLGDVGNDIGVYGSKVYVVVNLSNKIEVLNAKTGKKLGQIPFANCRYITFYKGKAYASAYLGTLGDPTAGNGVVIEIDTATLTEKRRVEVGRQPEELAVVRGKLFVANSGGYSAKNYERTVSVIDLNSFQVTNKIDVAINLHRLKADKYGDLYVSSRGDYMNIPSKLFVIDTQTEKVKKSFDIGVSEIVIDDDLAYYYSTEYSYETGENKITYGMIDVKTETPLSKSFITDGTNEKITIPYGIAVNPITKDVFVTDAKDYVSPGTLYCFTPAGIKKLEVTTGDIPAHFAFVY
- a CDS encoding FecR family protein yields the protein MSDRDELLIKHLLNETSTEENTEILQWIAEDPANQVYYNQFKQIWEASKALEPKSNIDEEQAWNKFKAKVSPSTQQEAKIVPLRYKYGWLKIAAIFLIAAGLWSTYRIFNGVDYISVGAGKEVLVKTLPDGSTITMNKNSLLSFASNFKDHRAIRMQKGEIFFKVTPNKEKPFIIDVEKVKIKVVGTSFNVKYLNEQTEVIVETGIVKVSVSGADVELHKGEKVIVKNGTTELKKEINTDQLYTFYRNKTLILNNTPLSKVIETLNEAYQVNIVIEDPRIKNLLLTTTFPEDSLDHILQTICETFNIKQVHSEGKILLVNKS
- a CDS encoding PKD domain-containing protein; the encoded protein is MKTNLKPLLIALMGAAVFAGCKKDGNNANGITPGKEVNAVNSKFISKVYEYLPAPGQFINESLGSLAGAQRIIGDVSQTGMVSLGGYGGYIVFGFDHSVINRAGHDFTIYGNPLGPVLQWSEPGIVMVSQDVNGNGLPDDVWYEVAGSEYTSPSTIKNYQITYTNPKATADVNWTDNQGNSGKVEVNQFHRHNYYPLFAPNQETLTFNGTLLRSTWGMEGSIYVNRAFTYGYADSWSTGDYYEQNMFNSFDIAWAVNSAGQPANLSKIDFIKVYTGQNEKGNTMLGEISTEVRGAVDLNIN
- a CDS encoding DUF5074 domain-containing protein, with protein sequence MNFKKSIPYLFAGLSMLAIASCKKDNEKELLLQPQTTESLKNNGKDSITVSDTLLLHPKLANTKNAIYSWTVNGARTGSDSIFTFKAVNKGDFKVSFKAATPGGEVTVDYQIHVWDKYENGFYIVNEGWFGHGTGTVSFYRYNTNQMEDSIFVKENPTKDLNPVSSTLQSGVVFKNKFYLVSKVGGPMVVTDEYSMKELARVPSQGGNDWRSFVGITDTKGLLSSGKGVFPVDLNTLAIGRTIDGVGGQIGDMIKQGDYIFVLSSTDGVVILNAADNKVVKKIAGASVGFTRTIDGNIWAAGGTKLFKINAALDVEAITVPFTVFGSWGAWHPGSITASTKENAVFIAKNGSFSGGSTIYKYIPGSDTSLQAPFLTLPTGKILYGAGLSYNAKLDQLLVSTVQSGFGENFKVNNLYFYDPITAAIKKTVSYSGYYFPSVIVAHQ
- a CDS encoding TonB-dependent receptor plug domain-containing protein, whose translation is MTKRKFALDGICNSFFGFSAIVWLGVFVPYNSSAQTDSVKKANELKEVSIRAIKLSKRQLSASPLQILSGKDLERLNSLSVADAIRFFSGVQLKDYGGIGGLKTINVRSMGTNHTAVFYDGVQLGNAQNGQVDLGKFSLDNIEEIELYNGQKSTIFQSARGFASGSSLYLNAKQPEFENGQTDHLKAAVKGGSFGLINPSVLWQHKISDAVSASFNTEYKNANGRYKFRYTNGVYDSTFVRKNADIETMRVEAGLNGKLKDSSVWAAKVYYYKDHQGLPGAIVSNKYDFTQRLWNENFFVQSSYKKEAGRYNLMASAKYARDYVRYLDPDFVKDDGFLDNRFKQRELYLSLTNRYKINSFWDVVLSGDYQYNTLDANLDYFAYPTRNTFLTALATQIHFERIDVQANLLRTYVNDKVKQFFSAGNKNELTPTVMVSWQPFDNLKEFRVRSFYKSIFRMPTFNDLYYTSIGNTLLKPEYTKQYDLGLTYIRAFKGQKLQQISIQTDAYYNKVKDKIVAVPSANLFRWSMQNLGKVEIKGLDVNIQTAWSIITDLSLTTGLTYTYQQALNVTDKNLNYRNQIVYTPVNSGSFILGADWKNLAMNYSYIYVGQRFNQGANNVYNYVPAWYTHDIAFHYTKVLKHDRFRISAEVNNFLNQYYDVIANFPMPGRSYRFTLAYSY